The stretch of DNA GCTGGGGCAGTCGGCGGTCAGAATCCATGTGTCTGGGGCGCGGCTCATATTTTTTCCTCTGATCGTTCCCACGCTCTGCGTGGGAATGCCGCCATGGACGCTCTGCGTCCGCTTTTGGGACGCGGAGCGTCCCGAGATGCATTCCCACGCAGACGGTTCGACGCCTCGACGTGGGAACGATCATCCATCAAGCCTGAACGCTCAACCCGTATTCGGCCGATGCATCCTGCAACCACAACCACCAGTAATCCGAGAAGCTGCGGCGGATCAGCAGTTCCCAGGTGTCTTCAGCGGTATGACGAATCATCAGCTGCGACTTGGCGAACACCGTGCCGACCGCTTTGCCGACCGGGAAGTTGTTCGGGTGTACGTCGTAGCTGGTGGATTTCATCAGCACCTGACGCACGTTCGGCCCGCTCAGTTCGAGCACTTGCTGGCCGCCGCTGACGTTGACGATCGCGATGTGCAGATCGCCGAGCGCTTCGCGCAGTTTCTGCTCGGCGGCGAACTCTTCACCGCTCGGCACGATCAGCAGCCACTCGTCCGGGCCCATCCATTGCAGGCTGGTCTCGCCTTTGACGATCACGCTCAGGGCGCCGGGCAATTCGATGCCCAGGGCCTTGTGCACACCGGCGGCAAACGCCGCATCGTGGCCATCGCCACGGAGGGTCAGGTGACCGAGAAGTTTCTTTTCACGCACGGTCACGCCGGCGTTCTTGCGACCCTTGCCGACCAGGCTGGCGAGGTCGGCATGGTGCAGCGACGACTCGGCACGGGCCCCGGTGGTCGGGCGTTGTTGGTAAACATTGGCTGTGGTCATAAAGCACCTTCCTGAATTCTTGATCGTTCCCACGCTCTGCGTGGGAATGCCGCCATGGACGCTCTGCGTCCGCTCTTGGGACGCAGAGCGTCCCGGGATGCATTCCCACGCAGAGCGTGGGAACGATCAGTGTCAGATGTTCTGGCGATCACCCTTCGGATCGAAGAACACCGAAGACACAATCTCCGCCTCGATCACGCTGCCATCGGCCAGCGGGGCAAATACTCGCTCGCCCATGCGCTTCAGACCGCCCTTGACCACACCCATGGCAAACGAATAACCAAGGGAGTTGTGCGCGTAACTGGAAGTCACGTGGCCAACCATGGTCATCGGGATCGCCTGCTTGGTGTTGAACACCAACTGCGCACCTTCCGGCAGCCAGACATTCGGATCGATCGGCTTCAAACCGACCAGTTGCTTACGCTGATCCTTCACGCAGTCTTCACGGTTCATGCCGCGCTGGCCGATCCACGAGAACGGTTTGGTGCGCCCCACACACCAGCCCATGTTCAGGTCGTCCGGAGTCATCGAGCCGTCGGTGTCCTGACCGACGATGATGAAACCCTTCTCGGCACGCAGTACGTGCATGGTTTCAGTGCCGTAAGGGGTTAGGTTGTATTGCTTGCCAGCCTCGACGATTTTCTCCAGCACACCCATCGCGTAGTCGGCCTGGACGTTGACTTCGTACGACAGCTCACCGGTGAACGAGATGCGGAACACCCGCGCCGGTACACCGCCGACCAGACCTTCTTTCCAGGTCATGAACGGAAACGCTTCGTTGCTCAGATCGATGTCGGTCACGGCGCTGAGCAGCTTGCGGCTGTTCGGCCCGGACAGGGTCATGGTCGCCCAGTGGTCGGTGACGGAGGTGAAATACACCTTCATCTCCGGCCATTCGGTCTGGTGGTACAGCTCCAGCCATTGCAGCACGCGAGCCGCGCCGCCCGTGGTGGTGGTCATGACGAAATGGTTGTCGGCCAGACACGCCGTCACACCGTCGTCGAAGACCATGCCGTCTTCTTTGCACATCAGGCCGTAACGCGCCTTGCCCACGTCAAGCTTGGTCCAGGCGTTGGTGTACACACGGTTGAGGAACTCGCGGGCATCCGGGCCTTGAATGTCGATCTTGCCCAGGGTCGAGGCGTCGAGCAGGCCGACGCTGTCGCGTACGGCTTTGCATTCGCGCTTCACGGCCGCGTGCAGGTCTTCACCGTTTTTCGGGAAGTACCACGGACGTTTCCACTGGCCGACGTCTTCAAACTCGGCGCCGTTGTTCACATGCCAGGCATGCAGCGCGGTGTGACGCACCGGTTCGAAGATGTGCCCACAGTGACGACCGGCCACGGCGCCGAAAGTTACTGGCGTGTAGTTCGGGCGGAACATCGTGGTGCCCATCTGCGGGATGGTCACGTTCAGCGAACGAGCGGCAATCGCCAGGCCGTTGACGTTGCCGAGCTTGCCCTGATCGGTGCCGAAGCCCAGCGCGGTGTAGCGTTTGACGTGCTCGACCGATTCGAAACCTTCGCGGGTCGCCAGTTCGATGGCGGCGGCGGTGACGTCGTTCTGCAGGTCGACGAATTGCTTCGGCGCCCGTGCGGTGTTCTTTTCATGCGGCACCTGGAACAGCGCCAACGTCGGTTCTTCGTGACGGCTGAGGGCTTTCGGCAGCACGCCTTCGACGGTCTGGAAACCGGCTTCAGCGGCAGCGCGCACGCCCCCTTCGAAACCATCAGCCAGCGAATCACCGAGACCGTAAACACCGTTGATGCCACCGACGCACACGCGTTTCTGCGGTGCTTCGCCCGGTACGAAACCGAGGATATCTTCACGCCAGGTCGGCTTGCCACCGAGGTGCGAAGCCAAGTGAACCACCGGGCTGTAACCGCCGGAACTGGCGATCACATCGCAGTCGAGCCATTCGCCAGGACTGGTCACAGCGTGCGCTTTGACATCGATCGCGGCAACGCGGGCAGCGGTGACGCGCTTGCTGCCACGGGCTTCGATCACGGCGCTGCCGGTGAGAATGCGGATGCCTTTGGCGCGGGCTTCTTCCACCAGCGCACCACGCGGATTGCTACGGGCATCGGCGATGGCGACCACTTGCAGACTGGCGTCGAGCCAGTCCAGCGCCACACGATAGGCGTGATCGTTGTTGGTCGACAGCACGAGTTTCTTGCCCGGTGCTACGCCGTAGCGGCGCACGTAAGTCGACACCGCACCAGCCAGCATGTTGCCCGGCACGTCGTTGTTGCCGTAGACCAGCGGACGCTCGCAAGCACCGGTCGCCAGCACGACACGCTTGGCGCGGACACGGTGAATACGCTGACGCACCTGACCGATTGGCGCGCGGTCACCGAGGTGATCGGTGAGGCGTTCGTGAATGGTCAGGAAGTTGTGGTCGTGGTAACCGTTGACCGTGGCGCGCGGCAACAGCAGCACATCCGGAGTGTTCTTCAGTTCGGTGATGACGCTGGCTACCCATTCCATCGCCGGCTTGCCATCGAGGCTTTCACGGGAATCGAGCAGGCTGCCGCCGAACTCTTCCTGCTCATCGGCAAGAATCACTCGGGCACCGCTGCGCGCAGCGGCCAGTGCAGCGGCGAGACCGGCCGGCCCAGCGCCGACGATCAGCACGTCGCAGTGCTGGTTCATGTAGTCGTAGGTGTCCGGATCGACTTCAGTCGGCGAACGGCCGAGACCGGCAGCCTTGCGAATGTACTTCTCGTAGGTCATCCAGAACGATTGCGGGTACATGAAGGTTTTGTAGTAGAAACCCGGCGGCATCAGCTTGCCGCCGACCTTGCCGAGAATGCCCATCATGTCGTTGTTGACGCTCGGCCAACCGTTGGTGCTGGTCGCAACCAGACCTTGATACAGCGCCTGTTGCGTGGCGCGCACGTTGGGAATCTGCGTAGCTTCGGTCGCGCCGATCTGCAGCACCGCGTTCGGCTCTTCGGCACCGGCGGCGAAAATCCCGCGAGGACGCGAATACTTGAAGCTGCGGCCAATGATGTCGACGCCGTTGGCGATCAGTGCGGCGGCCAGCGAGTCACCCTCGAAGCCTTTGTAGCTCTGACCGTTGAAGGTAAAGCTCAGCACTTTGTTGCGGTCGATCCGTCCACCGTTGGACAGGCGATTGGTCTGGCTCATACCTTCTCTCCCAGCGCCGTCGTGGCTGTTTTCGCCGTATCAGCCTTGTCGGTGAATTGCGGCTTGGTGCCGATCTTGTAGGTTTCGAGAATCTCGTAGGTCACGGTGTCGCGGGTGACGTTGAAGTTCTGGCGGCAACCGGCGACGTGATCCCACAACTCGTGGTGCAGACCGCGCGGGTTATCGCGGAAGAACATGTAGTCGCCCCACTCCTCGTCGGTGCAGGCGCCTGGATCCAGTGGGCGCGGGATATGCGCCTGACCGGATGCGTGGAATTCCTCTTCGGAGCGCAGTTCGCCGCAGTGAGGACAGAAGATATGCAACATGGGGATTTCTCCTGTTAGTGGGCGACGGCAGCAGCGCCGTGTTCGTCGATGAGTGCGCCGTTGTGGAAACGGTCGATGGAAAACGGTGCAGCCAATGGGTGCATTTCACCCTTGGCCAGGCTTGCGGCAAACACGTTGCCCGAGCCAGGTGTGGCCTTGAAGCCGCCGGTGCCCCAACCGCAGTTGAAGAACATGTTCGGTACCGGAGTTTTCGAAATGATCGGGCAAGCGTCCGGGGTGGTGTCGACGATACCGCCCCACTGGCGGTTCATGCGTACGCGGGACAACACCGGGAACATCTCGACGATGGCCTGAATGGTGTGCTCGATCACCGGGTACGAACCGCGCTGGCCGTAGCCGTTGTAGCCGTCGATACCGGCGCCGATCACCAGGTCGCCCTTGTCGGACTGGCTGATGTAACCGTGCACGGCGTTGGACATGATCACGCTGTCGATAATCGGTTTGATCGGCTCGGACACCAGCGCCTGCAGCGGGTGGGATTCGATCGGCAGACGGAAACCGGCGAGTTTGGCCATGTGCCCGGAGTTACCGGCGGTCACCACACCGACGCGCTTGGCGCCGATGAAGCCTTTGTTGGTTTCAACACCGATGCACACGCCGTTTTCCTTGCGGAAGCCGATCACTTCGGTCTGTTGGATCAAGTCCACACCGAGGGCGTCGGCGGCACGGGCAAAGCCCCAGGCCACGGCATCGTGACGGGCGACGCCACCGCGACGCTGAACAGTTGCGCCCATCACCGGGTAACGGGTGTTTTTCGAGCAGTCGAGGTACGGGATCTCGTCGGCCACTTGCTTGGCGTTGAGCAGTTCGCCGTCGACGCCGTTGAGGCGGTTGGCGCTGACCCGACGCTCGGAATCACGAATGTCCTGCAGGGTGTGGCACAGGTTGTAAACGCCACGCTGGGAGAACATCACGTTGTAGTTCAGGTCCTGCGACAGGCCTTCCCACAATTTCATCGCGTGTTCGTAGAGGTGCGCCGACTCGTCCCACAGGTAGTTGGAGCGCACGATGGTGGTGTTGCGCGCGGTGTTACCGCCGCCCAGCCAGCCCTTCTCGACCACGGCGACGTTGGTGATGCCGTGCTCTTTCGCCAGATAGTAGGCAGTCGCCAGACCGTGCCCGCCGCCGCCGACGATGACCACGTCGTAGACCTTCTTCGGCGTTGGCGTGCGCCACATGCGCTGCCAGTTTTCGTGGTGGCTGAGGGAGTGTTTGAAGAGGCCGAAGCCCGAATAGCGTTGCATAGTCATTTACTCCAAACCGCTCAGCGATAAACCGGGTAGTCGGCGCACAGTGCCGCGACGTTCTTGGCCACATTCGCTTCAACATCGGCGTCACCGAGGTTATCGAGAATGTCGCAGATCCAGCCGGCCAGCACTTCGCACTGGGCGACCTTGAAGCCACGCGTGGTGACCGCCGGGGTGCCGATGCGCAGGCCCGAGGTCACGAACGGCGATTGCGGGTCGTTCGGCACGGCGTTCTTGTTGACGGTGATGTGCGCGCGGCCGAGGGCAGCGTCAGCCTCTTTGCCGGTCAGGCCCTGACGGATCAGGCTGACCAGGAACAGGTGGTTGTCGGTACCGCCGGACACTACATCGTAGCCACGTTTGATAAACACGCTGGCCATCGCCTTGGCGTTGTCGATCACTTGCTGCTGATAGGCCTTGAAGCCAGGCTCCAGCGCTTCCTTGAAGCACACCGCCTTACCGGCGATGACGTGCATCAACGGACCGCCCTGGGCGCCGGGGAATACCGCAGCGTTGAGCTTCTTCTCGATCTCTTCGTTGGACTTGGCCAGGATCAAGCCGCCACGTGGACCGCGCAGGGTTTTGTGCGTGGTGGTGGTGACCACGTCGGCGTACGGCAGCGGGTTCGGATACAGACCAGCGGCAACCAGACCGGCCACGTGGGCCATGTCGACGAACAGCAGCGCACCGACCTTGTCGGCGATCTGGCGGAAGCGCGGGAAGTCCAGGGTCTTGGAATAGGCGGAGAAACCGGCAACGATCATCTTCGGCTTGCACTCGACGGCCAGACGCTCGACTTCGTCGTAATCGATCAGCCCGGTGTCGGTGTTGATCCCGTACTGCACCGCGTTGTACAGCTTGCCCGAGGACGACACTTTGGCGCCGTGGGTCAGGTGACCGCCGTGGGCCAGGCTCATGCCGAGGATGGTGTCGCCCGGCTGGATCAGCGCCAGGTACACGGCGCTGTTGGCCGACGAACCGGAGTGCGGCTGGACGTTGGCGTAATCGGCGCCGAACAGCTGCTTGGCGCGCTCGATGGCCAGCGCTTCGACTTTATCCACATGCTCGCAACCGCCGTAGTAGCGCTTGCCCGGATAACCCTCAGCGTATTTGTTGGTCAGGCCGCTGCCTTGCGCTTCCATCACGCGTTTGCTGGTGTAGTTTTCCGACGCGATCAGCTCGATGTGATCTTCCTGACGTTGCTCCTCGGCATTCATCGCCGCCAGCAGTGCATCGTCGTAACCCTGGATCTGGTCTTGCTTGCTGAACATCGCGTCTCTCCCGGCGGCGTCGGTGCGCCATTTTGTCTTGGTCAGGCCCGCCGCTTGCGACAGTGCCCTTTGATGCGATGGTATGACCGGCGCAGACAGCTCAAATGCCTACGGACGCCACGCAAAGGTGCGTTTACGACATGGTTCGAAATGGCTGGTCGAACGCATCCCTCGAATCCGTGGAGATCCCCTGTGGGAGCGAGCCTGCTCGCGAAGAGACCGGCACCTCCGACATAGAAGTTGGCTGACAGACCGCTTTCGCGAGCAGGCTCGCTCCCACAGGGGTTATGTGCAGGCCGCGCGGATGGTGAACAGCAGGAGGAAATGCAGGGGATAGAGCGCGTAGGCCCAGCGGCGCATGGGCAGCGGATGGATAGAACGGGAATGTCGCAACAAGAACAACCCAAGCATTGGCGCAATCAAGCATGCCGCGATGCCGAACACCGCCACGTAGTTGCCGAACTCCGCCGCCTCATACAACACCTGCCACTGATTGCCCGCCAGACACACCAGCCCCGGCAGCAGGCTGAAATACCAGGGGCGACGAATCACCCACAGCAGCGCCAGCGGCAGCAACACGCCAAACAAGCCGAACATCAGCCATTGCGAAAACAGCGTCGCCAACAGCAAGGCTCCGACGCCCAGCAGCCGCGACAGCAGCGTCCGATCCTGCCAACCCCGCGCCACCAGCAGTCCCAGCGCCAGGGTAGGCATCACGTTCAAGGTGTCGGGATCCGGAATGTACAAGCGGTAGGGAATCTCGCTGACCGCGCTGAACAGCAGTAACCAGCCCAGATAGCGCCATTCGGTCTTCTGCGCACCGGCACGAGAGAGATTCGCCGCCATCGCCAGACAAAACCACGGGAAGGCCATCCGCCCCGGAACATACAGCCAATCGGCGCTGATCCCGACATATCGCAGGTGATCGAGCAGCATGCTCAGCAGCGCCAGCCACTTGAGCAAATCCAGCGCGCCGTCGCGTTTAGTCACGTGCATAATCGGGCCACAAACTGGTAATTTTCTGACAGCGACATCTCGTGTGCTCCCCGGAAGATCTTCGGTAAAGTGCGCATCATCATTGACCACGAGCCTTCACAAGAGTCTCGACCACGGAAGCCGGCCATGACCGACAAGAGCCAACAATTCGCCAGCGACAACTACTCCGGTATCTGCCCTGAAGCCTGGGCTGCGATGGAACAGGCCAACCACGGCCACCAGCGCGCTTATGGCGACGATGAATGGACCGCACGCGCGGCCGACCATTTCCGCAAACTGTTCGAAACCGACTGCGAAGTGTTCTTCGCCTTCAACGGCACCGCCGCCAACTCCCTGGCGCTGTCGTCGCTGTGCCAGAGTTACCACAGCGTGATCTGCTCGGAAACCGCCCACGTCGAAACCGACGAATGCGGCGCTCCGGAATTCTTCTCCAACGGTTCGAAACTGCTGATCGCCGGCACTGAAAACGGCAAGATCACCCCGCAGTCGATCCGCGAAGTCGCCCTCAAGCGTCAGGACATTCACTACCCGAAACCGCGCGTTGTAACGCTGACTCAAGCCACCGAAGTCGGCAGCGTCTACACCCCGGAAGAAGTCCGCGCCATCAGCGCCACCTGCAAGGAACTGGGCCTGCACCTGCACATGGACGGCGCGCGTTTCTCCAACGCCTGCGCCTTCCTCGGCTGCTCGCCGGCAGATCTGACCTGGAAGGCCGGTGTTGACGTGCTGTGTTTCGGCGGCACGAAAAACGGTATGGCCGTGGGTGAAGCGATCCTGTTCTTCAACCACAAACTGGCGGAAGACTTCGATTACCGCTGCAAACAGGCCGGGCAACTGGCGTCGAAAATGCGCTTCCTCTCGGCACCGTGGGTCGGCATCCTCGAAAACGATGCCTGGCTCAAATACGCCCGTCACGCCAACCACTGCGCGCAACTGCTGGCCGAGCTGGTCAGCGACATTCCGGGCGTGGAGCTGATGTTCCCGGTGCAGGCCAACGGCGTGTTCCTGCAACTGTCGGAGCCGGCGATCGCCGCGCTGACCGCGAAGAACTGGCGCTTCTACACCTTCATCGGCAAGGGCGGCGCGCGCTTCATGTGCTCCTGGGACACCGAAGAAGAACGCGTCCGCGAACTGGCCCGCGACATCCGCGAAGTCATGTCCGCCTGACCTCCCGCCACCGCACTGATCATTCCCACGCTCCGCGTGGGAATGCCTCCCGGGACGCTCCGCGTTCCAGCCCCAGATGCTAAACACCGCTATGACGCAGAGCGTCAGTGGCTGCATTCCCACGCAGAGCGTGGGAATGATCTTCGGCCGGGAATGACTTTTCCCACCGCAAGACCAGACTTCTCTTCTAGCGCGATCTCTTCGCCCGCCTCACCCTGATCGTTCCCACGCTCCGCGTGGTAACGCATCCCGGGACGCTCCGCGTTCCATCTCCAATGCACCGCAAGATTCAAGGAAGAATCCCATGGGCCGCAGCCGCTACACCATTACCGAAACCGACAAACCGCATTTTCTGACCTGTACGATCATGGAATGGTTACCGCTGTTCATCCGCCCATACATCGTCGACCACCTGCTCAACTGCTGGCGTTATCAACAGACTCATCACGATCTGAAACTGTACGGCTACGTGATCCTGGAAAACCATCTTCACTTCGTCGCCCAGGCACCCGACCTGAGCAAATGCCTCAGTCAGTTCAAATCTTTCACCGCTCGACAGATTATTGATGACCTGCAAAGCAAAGGCGCTGATAAAGCACTGCAACGGCTTCGCTTCAGCAAACGCGCACACAAACAGGATCGGGTGTACCAGCTGTGGCAGGAAGGCTCCCACGCAGAGATGGTTTACAGCGAATCGGTCATGCGACAGAAGCTTGAATACATTCACAACAACCCGGTCAAACGTGGGTATGTGGATTTGCCGGAGCATTGGCGTTATTCGAGCGCAAGCAACTACGTGGGAATGCCGGGACTGATTGAGGTTCAGTGCTGGTACTGATAAGGGACGCTGAGCGTCCCGGGCTGCATTCCCACGCGGAGCGTGGGAACGATCAATGGCGGAGACAGTGTTACCTGATCCGCTTGGTCTACATTGTCTGTCGAGCCTCCGCTCACATAACAATAAGCAGGAGCATCGGCATGTCGTTACAAGGCAAAACCCTGTTCATCACCGGCGCCAGCCGTGGCATCGGCCGTGAGATTGCGCTGCGGGCCGCCAGGGACGGGGCCAATATCGTCATTGCGGCGAAGAGCGCCGAAGCCCATCCGAAATTACCCGGCACCATCCACAGCGTCGCCGCCGAAGTCAAAGCGGCGGGCGGCCAAGCGTTGGCATTGCAACTGGACGTGCGTGATGAAGACGCCGTGCGCCAGGCACTCGCGCAAGCCAACGAACATTTCGGCGGTATCGATGCACTGGTGAACAACGCCGGAGCGATCAAACTGACCGGCGTGCAACACATCGAACTCAAGCGTTTCGACCTGATGCACCAGATCAACACCCGCGCCGTGCTGCTGTGCAGCCAGGCTGCCCTGCCCTATCTGAAAAAATCCGCCGGGCACATTCTCAACCTGTCGCCGCCGCTGAACCTGGCGAGCAAGTGGTTTGCGCAATACAGCCCCTACACCGTGACCAAGTACGGCATGAGCATGCTGACAGTAGGCATGAGCGAGGAATTCGCCAGTTACGGGATCAGCGTCAATTCGCTGTGGCCGCAGACGATGATTGCCACGGCGGCGATCGAGTTTCAGCTGGGTAATCGCGAGTCGTTCAAGCATGCGCGCCTGCCTGCGATCATGGCGGATGCGGCGCATGTGATTTTGAATAGCGGCCAGCGGCAGATCACTGGGCGGCTGTTGATAGATGAGGAAGTTTTGCGCGAAAGCGGCGTGACTGAGTTCGATCAGTACCGCTTTGAACCGGGCAGCAACGCCGCTCTGATGCCCGACCTGTTCGTCGATTGAAATACCTTACCCTGTAGGAGTGAGCCTGCTCGCGATGAGGCCGGAACATTCAACGAAGATGTTGACTGATCTAACGCTATCGCGAGCAGGCTCACTCCTACAAGGGAATTGAGGCGCCTGTCAGAATTCGATGCGCACGTCGCCTTTAGGCACGCTGCAGCAAGACAGAATGTACCCCTCGGCCTCGTCGTCCTCGGTAATCCCGCCGTTGTGCTCCATCTCCACTTCGCCGCCCAGTTTCATCACCTTGCACGTGCCGCAAATCCCCATGCCGCAGGCTTTCGGAATCATCAGGCCAAGCTTGGCTGCCGCCGCATGCACGGTCTCACCTGGGGCCACGCGGATGCTCTTGCCGGAGGCGGTGAATTCCACCTGATGCAGATCCGCCGCGTCGATTTCCGGCGCATCGGCGGCCTGCTCGGCTTGTTCCACCGCATCGGCGCGGGCTTCCGGTGGCGTGGCGCCGAAGGATTCCTCGTGGTAGCGGCTCATGTCGTAACCGGCGACTTCGAGCAGGCGCTTGACCGCGTTCATGTACGGCGTAGGGCCGCAGCAGAACACTTCGCGCTCGAGGAAGTCCGGCACCATCAATTCGAGCATCTTGTGATTGAGGTAGCCGCGATAGCCGGCCCACGGCTCGCCCAGCCCGTGTTTCTCGCAGATCAGGTGCAGGCTGAAGTTGTCGATCCGCGACGCCATGTGTTCCAGTTCGCGGTGATAAATGATGTCTTTCGGCGAGCGCGCGCTGTGGATAAAGGTCATGTCGACGTTGGCGTTGGTGTCGTAGAACCAGCGCGCCATCGACATGCACGGCGTGATGCCGACGCCGCCGCTCAGATAGAGCACTTTCGGACTGGGGAAATCGATGGCATTGAACAGCCCGACCGGCCCGTGTACCGCCAGCTCCTGCCCTTCATGAAGGGTGTCGTGCAACCAGTTGGAAACCTTGCCGCCCGGCACGCGCTTGATGGTCACCGAGAAGCTGTAGGGCACCGACGGCGAACTGGAAATGGTGTACGAACGCATGATCGGCTGGCCTTCGATCTCCAGCTCCAGGGTCACGAACTGCCCGGGCTTGAAGAAGAACAGGATCGGCTGGTCGGCCATGAAGCAGAAGGTGCGCACGTCCCAGGTTTCCTGGATGACTTTGACGCACCGGACGATGTGTCGGCCATTGGCCCAGGTCTGGGTGGTGACCGGATTCAGGAAGCTGTTGGACATGCTGTTCTCCACGGCCGACTGTCGGCCTTCATGTGGCGATTCTGCGTATAGCGCAGACCGTCCGTTTACCTATCCGCGACATCGGCATACTTATCGCGACCAGCCCCCAATCACCGGGGGTTGCGCGTCGGGAACAGATTGCACCATGTCGCCCATGGATAAGGTTCCGCCCAGCGCCGGCCCCACACTCGCCTCACACCAAGACGAATTCTTTACACCTTGCGTAGCAACCGTTAGCAGCACACCTGATCAGCCACTTTTCGCCGGCCACGCAGATGGCCATGAGGATCACATCGATGGACGTCACCGCAAAAATCAGCCTGGGCGATCCGCTGGAACCCGCACGCAAGGCCACCGCACAAATGCTCCAGGAGCGCGAGCGCACGTTTTCGCTGCCGCAACCGTTCTACAGCGACGAGCGGTTGTTCGATATCGACATGCAGGAGATCTTCCAGAAAGAGTGGTTGATCGCCGGCATGACCTGCGAGATCCCGGCCAAAGGCAACTACCTGACGCTGCAGATCGGCAAGAACCCGATCATCGTCATCCGTGGCGCCGAAGGCGTGGTGCATGCGTTTC from Pseudomonas sp. P8_229 encodes:
- a CDS encoding sarcosine oxidase subunit gamma; amino-acid sequence: MTTANVYQQRPTTGARAESSLHHADLASLVGKGRKNAGVTVREKKLLGHLTLRGDGHDAAFAAGVHKALGIELPGALSVIVKGETSLQWMGPDEWLLIVPSGEEFAAEQKLREALGDLHIAIVNVSGGQQVLELSGPNVRQVLMKSTSYDVHPNNFPVGKAVGTVFAKSQLMIRHTAEDTWELLIRRSFSDYWWLWLQDASAEYGLSVQA
- a CDS encoding sarcosine oxidase subunit alpha; the protein is MSQTNRLSNGGRIDRNKVLSFTFNGQSYKGFEGDSLAAALIANGVDIIGRSFKYSRPRGIFAAGAEEPNAVLQIGATEATQIPNVRATQQALYQGLVATSTNGWPSVNNDMMGILGKVGGKLMPPGFYYKTFMYPQSFWMTYEKYIRKAAGLGRSPTEVDPDTYDYMNQHCDVLIVGAGPAGLAAALAAARSGARVILADEQEEFGGSLLDSRESLDGKPAMEWVASVITELKNTPDVLLLPRATVNGYHDHNFLTIHERLTDHLGDRAPIGQVRQRIHRVRAKRVVLATGACERPLVYGNNDVPGNMLAGAVSTYVRRYGVAPGKKLVLSTNNDHAYRVALDWLDASLQVVAIADARSNPRGALVEEARAKGIRILTGSAVIEARGSKRVTAARVAAIDVKAHAVTSPGEWLDCDVIASSGGYSPVVHLASHLGGKPTWREDILGFVPGEAPQKRVCVGGINGVYGLGDSLADGFEGGVRAAAEAGFQTVEGVLPKALSRHEEPTLALFQVPHEKNTARAPKQFVDLQNDVTAAAIELATREGFESVEHVKRYTALGFGTDQGKLGNVNGLAIAARSLNVTIPQMGTTMFRPNYTPVTFGAVAGRHCGHIFEPVRHTALHAWHVNNGAEFEDVGQWKRPWYFPKNGEDLHAAVKRECKAVRDSVGLLDASTLGKIDIQGPDAREFLNRVYTNAWTKLDVGKARYGLMCKEDGMVFDDGVTACLADNHFVMTTTTGGAARVLQWLELYHQTEWPEMKVYFTSVTDHWATMTLSGPNSRKLLSAVTDIDLSNEAFPFMTWKEGLVGGVPARVFRISFTGELSYEVNVQADYAMGVLEKIVEAGKQYNLTPYGTETMHVLRAEKGFIIVGQDTDGSMTPDDLNMGWCVGRTKPFSWIGQRGMNREDCVKDQRKQLVGLKPIDPNVWLPEGAQLVFNTKQAIPMTMVGHVTSSYAHNSLGYSFAMGVVKGGLKRMGERVFAPLADGSVIEAEIVSSVFFDPKGDRQNI
- a CDS encoding sarcosine oxidase subunit delta, with protein sequence MLHIFCPHCGELRSEEEFHASGQAHIPRPLDPGACTDEEWGDYMFFRDNPRGLHHELWDHVAGCRQNFNVTRDTVTYEILETYKIGTKPQFTDKADTAKTATTALGEKV
- a CDS encoding sarcosine oxidase subunit beta yields the protein MQRYSGFGLFKHSLSHHENWQRMWRTPTPKKVYDVVIVGGGGHGLATAYYLAKEHGITNVAVVEKGWLGGGNTARNTTIVRSNYLWDESAHLYEHAMKLWEGLSQDLNYNVMFSQRGVYNLCHTLQDIRDSERRVSANRLNGVDGELLNAKQVADEIPYLDCSKNTRYPVMGATVQRRGGVARHDAVAWGFARAADALGVDLIQQTEVIGFRKENGVCIGVETNKGFIGAKRVGVVTAGNSGHMAKLAGFRLPIESHPLQALVSEPIKPIIDSVIMSNAVHGYISQSDKGDLVIGAGIDGYNGYGQRGSYPVIEHTIQAIVEMFPVLSRVRMNRQWGGIVDTTPDACPIISKTPVPNMFFNCGWGTGGFKATPGSGNVFAASLAKGEMHPLAAPFSIDRFHNGALIDEHGAAAVAH
- the glyA gene encoding serine hydroxymethyltransferase, with the translated sequence MFSKQDQIQGYDDALLAAMNAEEQRQEDHIELIASENYTSKRVMEAQGSGLTNKYAEGYPGKRYYGGCEHVDKVEALAIERAKQLFGADYANVQPHSGSSANSAVYLALIQPGDTILGMSLAHGGHLTHGAKVSSSGKLYNAVQYGINTDTGLIDYDEVERLAVECKPKMIVAGFSAYSKTLDFPRFRQIADKVGALLFVDMAHVAGLVAAGLYPNPLPYADVVTTTTHKTLRGPRGGLILAKSNEEIEKKLNAAVFPGAQGGPLMHVIAGKAVCFKEALEPGFKAYQQQVIDNAKAMASVFIKRGYDVVSGGTDNHLFLVSLIRQGLTGKEADAALGRAHITVNKNAVPNDPQSPFVTSGLRIGTPAVTTRGFKVAQCEVLAGWICDILDNLGDADVEANVAKNVAALCADYPVYR
- a CDS encoding TraX family protein → MHVTKRDGALDLLKWLALLSMLLDHLRYVGISADWLYVPGRMAFPWFCLAMAANLSRAGAQKTEWRYLGWLLLFSAVSEIPYRLYIPDPDTLNVMPTLALGLLVARGWQDRTLLSRLLGVGALLLATLFSQWLMFGLFGVLLPLALLWVIRRPWYFSLLPGLVCLAGNQWQVLYEAAEFGNYVAVFGIAACLIAPMLGLFLLRHSRSIHPLPMRRWAYALYPLHFLLLFTIRAACT
- a CDS encoding low specificity L-threonine aldolase; its protein translation is MTDKSQQFASDNYSGICPEAWAAMEQANHGHQRAYGDDEWTARAADHFRKLFETDCEVFFAFNGTAANSLALSSLCQSYHSVICSETAHVETDECGAPEFFSNGSKLLIAGTENGKITPQSIREVALKRQDIHYPKPRVVTLTQATEVGSVYTPEEVRAISATCKELGLHLHMDGARFSNACAFLGCSPADLTWKAGVDVLCFGGTKNGMAVGEAILFFNHKLAEDFDYRCKQAGQLASKMRFLSAPWVGILENDAWLKYARHANHCAQLLAELVSDIPGVELMFPVQANGVFLQLSEPAIAALTAKNWRFYTFIGKGGARFMCSWDTEEERVRELARDIREVMSA
- a CDS encoding REP-associated tyrosine transposase, with the translated sequence MGRSRYTITETDKPHFLTCTIMEWLPLFIRPYIVDHLLNCWRYQQTHHDLKLYGYVILENHLHFVAQAPDLSKCLSQFKSFTARQIIDDLQSKGADKALQRLRFSKRAHKQDRVYQLWQEGSHAEMVYSESVMRQKLEYIHNNPVKRGYVDLPEHWRYSSASNYVGMPGLIEVQCWY